The DNA region ATAAATACTTCATTGGCATTGCGCCCTGAAGCGATAACTCCTCCAACGTATACGCCTGGCACACTGCTTTCCATGGTTTGCGGATCATATACCGGTTTATCCATATCCTCGGACATTTCCACACCGACGGACGAAAGCAGCTTGCGGTCAGGACGGAAACCCGTCAAGGCCAGCACAAAGTCATTGTCGATTTCACTGGTTGATCCATCAGAATGAAGCAAACGAACAGAATCGTCCAATATTTCATTTACACGTGAGCCCAGATGAAGTGAGATTCTGCCTTTCTGCACCAGGCTTTCAAACAATGGACGAACCCAAGGTTTAATGTGTTCCGAAACGCCATTCCCACGATAAACCATATCAATGTGCGCACCCACACGAACCAGTTCCATAGCGGCATCGACGGCTGAATTGCTTCCTCCAATGATGGCGACACGTGTGCGGGTGTATGGATGAGCTTCCCGGAAATAATGGGTGACTTTATCCTTGTCTTCTCCAGGAATGCCAAGATAGTTGGGATGGTCGAAATAACCTGTAGCCACAACGACATTTCGTCCTTCATGAACGATTGCTTGCCCACGCCGATTGACCGTATGTACCTCGAACGTGCCATCGTCCTTGCGTTTGATTTCTTTGGCTTCCTCATAGTTATGAACCCGCAGGCCGAAATGTTCGGCTACCTTGCGATAATAGGCGAGTGCCTCGTAACGAAAAGGTTTGTCGTTCGGTGTACTAAACGGAACATTCCCAATCTCAAGCAATTCCGCTGTACTGAAAAACTGCATATGGGTTGGATACAGATAAATAGATTGGACGATATTATACTTCTCAACAATTACAGCTGACAGTCCCAGCCGCTCGCATTCAATGGCAGCAGACAGACCGCATGGGCCGCCGCCGATAATAATGACATCTTCCATGTTCTTAATCCTCCTTATTTCAAGCACTATAATCCTACCGTAAATACGGGCCCAATGCCAGTTCAAGAAGGAGTCTGACATCAAGAAATCAATGCCGATTCCGGAAATTTGACTTGGAAGAGAGAAAAGATTAATATCAAATTAGATGATTATCTAAACGAAAGCGAGCTGAGTGATAATGCAATTGGAGAAGATTGTGGCCTACCACAAGGCTCTGGCTGATCCGACGCGGCTTCGGATGTTGCTGCTGTTGTCCCAGGGAGAACTTCATGGTCAAGCGCTTGCAGAAAAACTTAATCTGTCACAACCAACCGTTACACATCATGCATCCAAGCTTAGAGAAGCGGCGCTGATCAAGGAACGCAGAGAGAAAAATACGGTGTTTTTTACGCTTAATCCTTCTTTTATTCGAGAGCATGCGCAGGCCTCCGTTGATTTTATTTTTAAAAGAGAGGAGATTGCCGATATGAGTGATGTAAATGAGACGCTGAAAGCATCCGTAATGCGAAATTTTTTCTCCAAAGATGGGCGATTGCGTCAGATCCCGGCTCAGTACAAGAAAAAGCTGATTGTACTTGGTCATCTGGTCGAGCAGCTTGAATTTGGACGGAAGTATACGGAGAAGGAAATCAATACATTTATTCAAACCTATCATGAGGATTTTGCCACCATTCGTCGAGAGTTCATCATGCACCAGTTCATGTACCGGGAAGATGGAATCTATGAACTGAATCCGAAGGAAATGTGGACACGTTGGGATCAAGTGAAATAAGTTTTTGGAAAATGACTTGACAAAAGTAGATGAAGCTGTGTAACATGATGGATAATTCTACAAGGGAGGCGATGTTAAATGACAAATCTAATGGCAGTATACGTTAATTTGAATATAAACAGCGTCTCCGGAACGGATCAAAGCATGTGATTTTACGGCAGCTGGACAGTATGGTTCGCAATATTGTCCATATGTACGTAGATTAGAGTAACATGCACAGATGAAGCCACGGGTGACGTACCCGTGGCTTTTTTGTATGCCGAAAATGGGTTGTTTTTCTGGATCATGAATATCGGATCAGTGGAATGATGTATCCGATATGAATACCATTCAAACAATCATTCATTCGGCTAACTTCTTATTGCCGCGGGTGAGTAGTGCTGCTCGTGGCTTATTTGGTTTGATGCCGGATCGGAGCGCTCATAGGGATCGTTGTCAATGTCAAAGAAGGATAACACACCATTTATCGGGAGGAATTTTTATTTTGAATAGCACATTGGAGAAGTACGGCTGGTCTGCAAAATGGCAGGAGCTGTGGAATCAGTCTGGAATGGAAGAACAGTTAAGAAAACCCGCAAGAATTATTGCGGATCATGGACAATTGCTTCGCCTGATTACGGATGAGGGAGAATGTTGGGGACGGGTATCCGGGCGGATGCGTCATGATCATGTGGAGACGGGTATTGTACCAGCGGTTGGGGATTGGGTCGCCGTTACGGGGCAAGCTGGCGAAGAAGCCATAATTCACAGCATTGTGCAGCGTCAGAGCAGGGTATCCAGACAAGCTGCTGGTTCGGTGACCAAAGAGCAATTGATCGCGGCAAATGTGGATACTTTGCTGATCGTTGCCGCGCTCAATCATGATTTTAATCTGAGACGTCTGGAAAGGTACATTATGATGGCCTGGAATGGTGGAGTCAGACCGGTCATCATTTTGAGCAAAAGTGATCTGTGTGAGAATGTGGAAGAACAAATTTCGCTGGTGGAAGGCACTGCTCCTGGGATTGAAGTGTTGGCAATATCGGCTGTTCAGGACCGGGGCAAATCTTTACTTGAAAAATTTCTGTCTCCGGGCACAACGGTTGCCCTGACGGGTTCTTCCGGTAGTGGCAAGTCTACCCTGGTCAACTGGATGATGGGAGAGAGTGTACAGCTCACTCAGGCCGTTCGTGAGGACGACAGCCGTGGACGACATACAACCACACATCGGGAGATGTTTGTCTTGCCGCAGGGAGCGGTATTAATTGATACGCCGGGAATGCGTGAACTTAATCTGTGGGATGAAGGTCAGGATGGTTTGTCACATGCCTTTGGTGAAATTGAGCAACTCTCTGCGGGATGCAGGTTCCAGGATTGCACGCATACCCGAGAGGCCGGTTGCGCAGTGAAGGAGGCCATTCAGGATGGTTCATTGGATGAAAAAAGGCTGGGCAACTACTTGAAAATGCAGAAGGAACTGAAATTTCAGCAGCGCAAGGAAGAGGCCTCATCCAAACGACGGACCGCTTCAAGCAAACCCGTCAGTTCCCGCAAACCGAAACATGTCCGCAGTACAAAAGACTGGGAAGAGGCCTGAGATTAGGTGGGCATCCCTCTATATCCTGCATAGGATAGGTCAGGAGGGATTTCATCATGCCAGATTACAGCATCATCGTAGACCTGTCGGATCATATGTTATATCTTTTGGATGGCTCGCAGGTGGTTAAGGGCTATCCTGTCGCTATCGGCAAGATGCTCACGCAGACGCCTAACGGCGTGTTTACGATTATTAACAAACAAGAGAATCCTGGAGGGCCATTTGGTGTTCTGTGGATGGGGTTGTCAGCGCCGCATTATGGGATTCATGGAACCAATGATCCTTCTTCCATTGGCAAGTCTGTTTCCCATGGATGCATACGCATGTACAACTCGGATGTGCTGGACCTGTCTTCCAAAGTATCTGTAGGCACACAGGTAACGATCCGGCCCTAGGGGCCGGATTTTTACGCCAACAGTAGGACATGAGCGCTCAGCAAAATCTAAAGAGCAAATCAAGTTTTCCATTGATCAAGAAAAGTGTAATTTAAATATGGTCCAAGTGGATGGATTTAGAATTCATACGTATTGCACGTATACTATTGTAAAGTCGTCGAAATGACGAGAGAAAAGGAGTGATGACATGCGGATTAGACCAGCTTGTGAAGGGGATGCCGAAGCCATAGCTCATGTACATACAGAGAGTTGGAAGACGACATATAGAGGTATCGTGCCTGATGATTTTTTGGATAATTTGACTAAGGAATCAAGGTTGTCCCAATGGGAGCGAAATATTCGCTCTGACGAGAAGGATCAGATATTGGTGGTGGCTGA from Paenibacillus sp. JNUCC-31 includes:
- a CDS encoding L,D-transpeptidase gives rise to the protein MPDYSIIVDLSDHMLYLLDGSQVVKGYPVAIGKMLTQTPNGVFTIINKQENPGGPFGVLWMGLSAPHYGIHGTNDPSSIGKSVSHGCIRMYNSDVLDLSSKVSVGTQVTIRP
- the rsgA gene encoding ribosome small subunit-dependent GTPase A, with translation MEEQLRKPARIIADHGQLLRLITDEGECWGRVSGRMRHDHVETGIVPAVGDWVAVTGQAGEEAIIHSIVQRQSRVSRQAAGSVTKEQLIAANVDTLLIVAALNHDFNLRRLERYIMMAWNGGVRPVIILSKSDLCENVEEQISLVEGTAPGIEVLAISAVQDRGKSLLEKFLSPGTTVALTGSSGSGKSTLVNWMMGESVQLTQAVREDDSRGRHTTTHREMFVLPQGAVLIDTPGMRELNLWDEGQDGLSHAFGEIEQLSAGCRFQDCTHTREAGCAVKEAIQDGSLDEKRLGNYLKMQKELKFQQRKEEASSKRRTASSKPVSSRKPKHVRSTKDWEEA
- a CDS encoding YpdA family putative bacillithiol disulfide reductase, which encodes MEDVIIIGGGPCGLSAAIECERLGLSAVIVEKYNIVQSIYLYPTHMQFFSTAELLEIGNVPFSTPNDKPFRYEALAYYRKVAEHFGLRVHNYEEAKEIKRKDDGTFEVHTVNRRGQAIVHEGRNVVVATGYFDHPNYLGIPGEDKDKVTHYFREAHPYTRTRVAIIGGSNSAVDAAMELVRVGAHIDMVYRGNGVSEHIKPWVRPLFESLVQKGRISLHLGSRVNEILDDSVRLLHSDGSTSEIDNDFVLALTGFRPDRKLLSSVGVEMSEDMDKPVYDPQTMESSVPGVYVGGVIASGRNANEVFIESGRWHGRYIAEHIVSRHRGQTEGE
- a CDS encoding DUF2087 domain-containing protein, which translates into the protein MQLEKIVAYHKALADPTRLRMLLLLSQGELHGQALAEKLNLSQPTVTHHASKLREAALIKERREKNTVFFTLNPSFIREHAQASVDFIFKREEIADMSDVNETLKASVMRNFFSKDGRLRQIPAQYKKKLIVLGHLVEQLEFGRKYTEKEINTFIQTYHEDFATIRREFIMHQFMYREDGIYELNPKEMWTRWDQVK